The Pecten maximus chromosome 6, xPecMax1.1, whole genome shotgun sequence DNA window GCGTGGCGAATTATCTTCCTTCCATATAGATATTTGTCAGTGGCATGGCGAATTATCTTCCTTCCATATAGATATTTGTCAGTGGCATGGCGAATTATCTTCCTTCCATATAGATATTTGTCAGTGGCATGGAGAATTATCTTCCTTCCATATAGATATTTGTCAGTGGCATGGAGAATTATCTTCCTTCCATATAGATATTTGTCAGTGGCATGGAGAATTATCTTCCTTAGATATAGATACTTGTCAGTGGCATGGAGAATTATCTTCCTTCCATATAGATATTTGTCAGTGGAATGGCGAATTATCTTCCTTCCATATAGATATTTGTCAGTGGCGTGGCGAATTATCTTCCTTCCATATAGATATTTGTCAGTGGCATGGCGAATTATCTTCCTTAGATATAGATATTTGTCAGTGGCATGGCGAATTATCTTCCTTCCATATAGATATTTGTCAGTGGCATGGCGAATTATCTTCCTTCGATATAGATATTTGTCAGTGGCATGGCGAATTATCTTCCTTCCATATAGATATTTGTCAGTGGCGTGGCGAATTATCTTCCTTCCATATAGATATTTGTCAGTGGCATGGCGAATTATCTTCCTTAGATATAGATATTTGTCAGTGGCATGGCGAATTATCTTCCTTCCATATAGATATTTGTCAGTGGCATGGCGAATTATCTTCCTTCCATATAGATATTTGTCAGTGGCATGGCGAATTATCTTCCTTCCATATAGATATTTGTCAGTGGCATGGAGAATTATCTTCCTTCCATATAGACATTTGTCAGTGGCATGGAGAATTATCTTCCTTCCATATAGATATTTGTCAGTGGCATGGAGAATTATCTTCCTTAGATATAGATACTTGTCAGTGGCATGGAGAGTTTACTTCCTCCGATATAGATATTACCAGGGGCATGGAGCTTTTTCTTCCCTTGATATAGATTTTGCCGAAAATAAACTGAGACCACCTTGATATCCGCCACAAATCCTGTActgaataaaataatattcttggtttgtttggtttgtttttgtttaacgtcctgttgcgtgccaggttttggatgtggaggaaagccggagtactgaataaaataatattcgAAATGTTTTAGAAGCAGTTATGTTCTATCCCTTGCAAAGGTAGTTTTTCCGCCGACCTTCTTGCACATTCAAGCATTTTAAAACTATCTTTACAAAACCAAAACGGGTATGGTGCTGACCAAAATCCTCTTGTTGCTATTCCACACAAGTATTGACTAGtagagggagataactccaggTTAGAAAAATATCTAACAAACAGCATAGAGCACTGGGATCCCCTACATTAAATGTCGAGGAAATTACATTCcagtttaaatttcaaaaatgtgtTATTGCTCATCATAATATTGGTCTACCACTAACAATTAGGATTATGAAACAGTGTATAAATTTCCCAGGAAGGGCGcctctattttgtttttatatttatatgaacTTTGATGTTTACCATGGGCTAACCAATAATAACCGCTTTTGAAAGCAGGATTGGACAATGGGAAACCAGATTGGATTATTCTTTTACACGCATTGAAATAACAATAGTTTCATTATTTCTAGCTGAAGTCGCACAATCCTACCATCATACGGCTTCGCCTACCACTTCCACCCGCAACCCCACCCCCAGACTCAGGACCAACAGCaatagtatacaatgtaaagtgtacatattttaaatacacattCCAGTAAATACTTTTTAGTATTCTTGACTTACTTTCTTTTCCAcgaaacatacaaaacaaagcTTGAATTAGAAACAGTTGTCATGTCTGTACAACAGAATTACACATAATATCGAATGGCTTTGAGGATATGTTGTGCGGCACTCGATTTACACTTACATTGTGTGTACATCTCTCAAACCATGGTGATTGCGTGTGCATCTCTCAAACCACGGATAGTGTGTGTACACATGAAACTGCTGTAAAGGGATTTATTTTCGCACTGTCAAATTTAGTTCACTCAAAATCTTAACAGATCAATTTCCAAAGAAACAGAATATAGAAAAGTGGTCGACCGCACCCACAGAATATAGAAAGTGGTCGACGGCGCCCACAGAATATAGAAAGCGGTCGACCGCTCGCACAGGACATAGAAAGTGGTCGACCTCGCCCACAGAATGTAGAAAGTGGTCGACGGCGCCCACAGAATATAGAAAGTGGTCGACCGCTCCCACAGAACATAGAAAGTGGTCGACGGCGCCCACAGAATATAGAAAGTGGTCGACCGCTCGCACAGAACATAGAAAGTGGTCGACCTCGCCCACAGAAAACAGAAAGTGGTCGACCGCTCGCACAGAACATAGAAAGTGGTCGACCTCGCCCACAGAAAACAGAAAGTGGTCGACCGCACCAACAGAATATAGAAAGTGGTCGACCGCCCCACAGAATCGGAGAGAAACGTGTCGGTCGGATAACCACGACCCATAGTTGTGAAATTCGAATCCTGTCAGCAACATGAAAACGTAAACATTCATCCCACCCTCTAGATCAAGTAATTATCAGTCCTATAAATACCACCCTCTAGATCAAGTTATTATCAGTCCTATCAATCCCATCCTCTAGATCAAGTTGTTATCAGTCCTATCAATCCCACCCTCTAGATCAAGTTATTATCAGCCCTATAAATACCACCCTCTAGATCAAGTTGTTATCAGTCCTATAAATCCCATCCTCTAGATCAAGTTATTATCAGCCCTATAAATCCCATCCTCTAGATCAAGTTGTTATCAGCCTTATAAATCCCACCCTCTAGATCAAGTTATTATCAGTCCTATGAATCCCACCTCTAGATCAAGTTGTCATCAGCCTTATAAATCCCACCCTCTAGATCAAGTCAGTCTTTTAATTGTGATTTACTTTTCGAAATTGTAACCTTTGTTGCTGATTATTCCGATAAGGGTGACATTTTACTGAGTTTAACGGTAGAACACTGACGGGTGATGATCTTCttacacatgtagatataaacGGCCAGCGACCTAACACGGATGTTGATCTTGttacacatgtagatataaacGGCCAGCGACATAACACGGATGTTGATCTTGttacacatgtagatataaacGGCCAGTGACATAACACGGGTGATGATCTTGttacacatgtagatataaacGGCCAGCGACATAACACGGATGTTGATCTTGttacacatgtagatataaacGGCCAGTGACATAACACGGGTGATGATCTTGTTAAACATGTAGATATAAACGGCCAGCGACCTAACACGGATGTTGATCTTGttacacatgtagatataaacGGCCAGCGACATAACACGGGTGATGATCTTGTTAAACATGTAGATATAAACGGCCAGCGACCTAACACATATGCGGATGTTGATCTTGttacacatgtagatataaacGGCCAGCGACATAACACGGATGTTGATCTTGttacacatgtagatataaacGGCCAGTGACATAACACGGATGTTGATCTTGTTAAACATGTAGATATAAACGGCCAGCGACATAACACGGATGTTGATCTTGTTAAACATGTAGATGTAAACGGCCAGTGACATAACACGGATGTTGATCTTGTTAAACATGTAGATATAAACGGCCAGCGACATAACACGGATGTTGATCTTGTTAAACATGTAGATATAAACGGCCAGCGACATAACACGGATGTTGATCTTGTTAAACATTTAGATATAAACGGCCAGCGACATAACACGGATGTTGATCTTGTTAAACATGTAGATATAAACGGCCAGCGACATAACACGGATGTTGATCTTGTTAAACATGTAGATATAAACGGCCAGCGACCTAACACGGATGTTGATCTTGTTAAACATGTAGATATAAACGGCCAGCGACATAACACGGATGTGACGTCGGTAAACATGTAGATATAAACGGCCAGCGACATAACACGGATGTTGATCTTGTTAAACATGTAGATATAAACGGCCAGCGACATAACACGGATGTGACGTCGGTAAACAAATTAGTCCTGATACAGAATTGAATGAATACGGTGTCTTGAATCAGGAAGTTATGCAAATATAGAAAAGTGCGAACgttttatgtaaattttatgaTCCATGTCATGATATTGACGACGAATTTCATCTTGTCGTGTGTGTCCAGTTTATCAAGGTATAAGAACGAAGTGTATAAAAGGATAATTTTGGAGagaaaaaacatttgtatttaaactAGTCCGGCTTTTAAGTATTGGAAATGTAAAAAAGTTAAATCAATTGAGTAAGTTTGTTGTAACTAATGTGCGAAAATCATTAATGTAATGATGATGTTCTCCATTAATCACAGTGTCTTGTACACCACGTGTATCATGACCCCCAGTATAGATATACCTAGAGAGAAAAACGTAAAGATTACCGATAAGATCTACAAGTTTACAGTACAGATATACCTAGAGAGAAAAACGTAAAGGTTACCGATAAGATCTACAagttaacagtatagatatACCTAGAGAGAAAAACGTAAAGGTTACCGATAAGATCTACAAGTTTACAGTATAGCTATACCTAGAGTGAAAAACGTAAAGGTTACCGATAAGATCTACAAgtttacagtatagatataCCTAGAGCGTTAACTGTGTCTGTATTTCTCCTGACAAAGTTGTACAGAGAAACCATATCGTACAACAGTCAACATACACAGTGTATCAATCAGGTGGACAAATTATAACACTTCTaaacaaaacttttacaaacataaacatattacatgtacgtaAGATATTAGGAGCATTCATTAGCTCAGACACTTTAGAATGTTTAGCCTTGTATAATGATATTCCTCTAAAAATAACTTTCTTTCAATAGT harbors:
- the LOC117330037 gene encoding protein piccolo-like yields the protein MVIACASLKPRINIESGRRRPQNIESGRPLAQDIESGRPRPQNVESGRRRPQNIESGRPLPQNIESGRRRPQNIESGRPLAQNIESGRPRPQKTESGRPLAQNIESGRPRPQKTESGRPHQQNIESGRPPHRIGEKRVGRITTTHSCEIRILSAT